The Chloroflexota bacterium genome contains a region encoding:
- a CDS encoding serine hydrolase domain-containing protein, with the protein MQPKAIVTLTIFLALVFLSACGSQPTAIPTPTEAPPAPTSTPAPTNTPASPESQDMDPAALAELVEIVSGYVENEKVVGAELAVIKNRQVVLHEAFGWKDKDDGLTLETNSLYNIRSMTKPITGMAIQMLVDEGKLALADRVADYLPSFDNEQSGEITVDQLLSHRGGLPLSIVMTGLGEIDSLRALADDAGEKGPESEPGSGFHYSDTGSDVLGALVEEISGMTLGEFWQERIFDPLAMADTISIIEEGDPRVSRIVSGYYGSTGDWSRYWGQEDELIYPFTMGSQSVYSTILDYARFLALWMDGGQLNDQRLLSPEAVERALTPVVESNLPGGFPGLRLDYGQKWIVYVPEDAPEGGGEMMLFGHSGSDGTWAWAWPEQDLMVFYFTQSRGQGSGIGLEAELDRLLIHPDQEVVAIPEELKPYLGVYTTLLSGPLMNKEFEVLVQNGKLAVNLPEQIVVALQEPDDEGFWRLTIDPSIAVSFVQNEVGEVVALNWHQAGQVFEIPRGEVPDEEPLDEASVQKYLGSYTRPEEEGSDPVEVLIHNDHLGLKMPEVAVVLELFPPDEDGRWAIRLNPAVSISFQEDEDGVVVSFTSHSPEGDFVRPRVDSNSIVIPSGTPPTIDGTLSPGEWDKALVETFSDGSELLLMYADDYLYLGVRSNTPEMIGANVYIEDNGQIMILHTSAALGTAIYQQGADSWQQTQDFDWQCRNTGNGAVAQAGHSAYLQENHWLAANSRVGAPNELEYQIEVTDESPRIAVSVFRSSTPNERAFWPSALDDDTIQPYPGGLPTELHFSPDQWGMLDLKNP; encoded by the coding sequence ATGCAGCCTAAAGCGATAGTCACCCTGACCATTTTTCTCGCGCTGGTCTTTTTGTCTGCCTGCGGCTCACAACCAACAGCAATCCCTACTCCCACCGAAGCGCCGCCCGCGCCTACAAGCACGCCAGCGCCAACGAACACGCCCGCCTCGCCTGAAAGTCAGGATATGGACCCGGCAGCACTGGCGGAACTGGTCGAGATAGTCAGTGGGTATGTGGAAAACGAGAAGGTTGTGGGCGCAGAACTGGCCGTGATCAAAAACCGTCAGGTCGTTTTGCATGAAGCGTTTGGATGGAAAGACAAAGATGATGGCCTGACGCTGGAGACCAACAGCCTCTACAACATTCGCTCCATGACCAAACCGATCACAGGCATGGCGATTCAGATGCTCGTGGATGAGGGTAAGCTGGCGCTGGCCGACCGGGTGGCCGACTACCTGCCCTCATTCGACAACGAGCAATCGGGCGAGATCACGGTGGACCAGTTGCTGAGTCATCGAGGCGGCCTGCCGCTCAGCATCGTTATGACAGGGCTGGGCGAAATCGATAGTCTGCGGGCGTTGGCCGACGATGCTGGAGAGAAAGGCCCGGAAAGCGAGCCGGGATCGGGTTTCCACTATAGCGACACCGGCTCTGATGTGTTGGGGGCGCTGGTCGAAGAGATATCGGGTATGACTTTGGGCGAGTTCTGGCAAGAGCGCATCTTTGATCCGTTGGCGATGGCTGACACGATCAGCATAATTGAAGAGGGTGATCCTCGTGTTAGTCGCATTGTCAGTGGTTACTATGGCTCGACCGGGGATTGGAGCCGCTACTGGGGCCAGGAAGATGAGCTTATCTACCCCTTCACGATGGGTTCCCAGAGTGTGTACAGCACGATTCTGGACTATGCCCGCTTTCTGGCGTTGTGGATGGATGGTGGTCAACTGAACGACCAGCGGTTGCTCTCGCCCGAAGCTGTCGAACGGGCTTTGACGCCTGTGGTCGAAAGTAACTTACCGGGTGGGTTCCCAGGGCTGCGCTTGGATTACGGTCAGAAGTGGATCGTCTACGTACCGGAGGATGCGCCAGAGGGTGGGGGCGAAATGATGCTGTTCGGGCACAGCGGCTCGGACGGGACCTGGGCCTGGGCGTGGCCGGAGCAAGACCTGATGGTGTTTTACTTCACCCAATCTCGGGGGCAGGGTTCCGGTATCGGCCTGGAAGCTGAACTCGACCGTCTGTTGATTCATCCCGACCAGGAAGTTGTGGCAATCCCGGAGGAACTGAAACCCTACCTGGGTGTCTACACCACCCTCCTCTCCGGCCCGTTGATGAACAAGGAGTTCGAAGTGCTGGTGCAAAATGGCAAACTGGCCGTCAATCTCCCGGAACAGATCGTGGTGGCGCTACAGGAGCCGGACGATGAGGGTTTTTGGCGTCTGACCATCGATCCCAGCATAGCTGTTTCTTTCGTCCAGAACGAAGTGGGCGAAGTCGTGGCGCTCAACTGGCATCAAGCCGGTCAGGTCTTCGAGATCCCCCGAGGTGAAGTGCCTGATGAAGAACCGTTGGACGAAGCATCCGTGCAGAAATATCTGGGTTCTTACACCCGACCGGAAGAGGAAGGTAGCGATCCGGTGGAAGTGCTTATCCACAACGATCACCTGGGCCTCAAAATGCCGGAAGTGGCCGTCGTGTTGGAACTTTTCCCGCCTGATGAAGATGGCCGCTGGGCCATCCGCCTTAATCCCGCCGTATCTATCAGTTTCCAGGAGGATGAGGATGGAGTCGTCGTGTCATTCACATCTCACTCGCCCGAAGGTGACTTTGTGCGACCGAGAGTGGACTCAAATTCAATTGTTATACCTTCAGGGACTCCTCCGACCATAGATGGCACGCTATCGCCCGGAGAGTGGGATAAAGCCCTGGTCGAAACTTTTTCAGATGGTAGTGAGTTGCTCTTGATGTACGCGGATGATTATCTGTACCTAGGCGTGCGGTCCAACACACCGGAGATGATTGGCGCTAATGTCTACATCGAAGATAATGGCCAAATTATGATTCTCCACACATCCGCCGCCCTCGGTACGGCCATTTATCAACAAGGAGCAGATAGTTGGCAGCAGACACAAGATTTCGACTGGCAATGTCGTAACACTGGCAACGGAGCTGTCGCCCAAGCTGGACACTCCGCCTATCTCCAGGAAAACCATTGGCTGGCGGCCAATTCCCGAGTGGGCGCGCCCAATGAACTGGAATATCAGATTGAGGTGACGGACGAATCGCCGCGCATCGCAGTGAGCGTTTTTCGATCTTCAACTCCCAATGAGCGGGCCTTTTGGCCTTCTGCCCTCGACGACGACACCATCCAGCCATATCCCGGCGGTTTGCCAACAGAACTGCATTTTTCCCCAGACCAGTGGGGGATGCTCGACCTGAAAAACCCTTGA
- a CDS encoding CPBP family intramembrane glutamic endopeptidase, whose protein sequence is MESVIVRKGDTGFRLALFIIFFACGILVFPLAANYYSLLPTNDSTLYKAAVPVLFLGVSLLLRRSQRLHDYWRIAYAFFVASAANLLVWLGGTWLFRLVNAPADPLAEMAVNKLSEATVVIAVILLLTRLAGWKLGDLYIRRGNSRLGLVLALGFSIPVVVMFVAMGGLSLGWEIVLAAAPAILVYSLLNGFMEELWFRGIFLREYKRLLGGGTAILLTALLFTIMHFGMTYASGAERIQLLGGILYLGLATAYIILKTESLWGAVLLHAVADAVLLLGFFAAP, encoded by the coding sequence ATGGAATCGGTGATCGTGCGGAAGGGTGACACGGGTTTTCGACTGGCGCTTTTTATTATCTTCTTCGCCTGCGGCATCCTGGTTTTTCCGCTGGCTGCCAACTACTACTCGCTCCTCCCCACCAACGACAGCACCCTCTACAAGGCGGCTGTCCCGGTGCTGTTTCTGGGCGTTAGCCTCTTGCTGCGCCGCAGCCAACGCCTGCATGATTACTGGCGGATCGCCTACGCCTTTTTCGTGGCTTCGGCAGCTAATTTATTGGTCTGGCTGGGGGGAACCTGGCTGTTTCGATTGGTGAATGCGCCAGCCGACCCCCTGGCCGAGATGGCGGTCAACAAGCTATCCGAGGCCACAGTCGTCATCGCCGTTATCCTGCTTCTGACCCGACTAGCTGGCTGGAAGCTGGGCGACCTCTACATCAGGCGCGGCAACAGTCGGTTGGGATTAGTCCTGGCGCTGGGGTTCAGCATTCCGGTCGTGGTCATGTTTGTGGCGATGGGCGGATTGAGCCTGGGCTGGGAAATCGTCCTGGCCGCAGCACCCGCCATCCTGGTCTATTCGCTGCTCAATGGCTTCATGGAAGAGCTGTGGTTCCGGGGCATTTTCCTACGTGAATACAAGAGATTACTGGGAGGGGGGACCGCCATCCTCCTCACAGCACTCCTGTTCACGATAATGCACTTCGGCATGACCTACGCCAGCGGGGCCGAGCGGATTCAGTTGCTGGGCGGTATTCTCTATCTCGGCCTGGCCACTGCCTACATCATCCTGAAAACAGAAAGTCTTTGGGGAGCCGTGCTTCTGCATGCCGTAGCCGATGCTGTGCTTCTGCTCGGATTCTTTGCTGCCCCATGA